One part of the Streptomyces ferrugineus genome encodes these proteins:
- a CDS encoding roadblock/LC7 domain-containing protein, whose product MSQAAQNLNWLITNFVDNTPGVSHTVVVSADGLLLAMSEGFPRDRADQLAAVASGLTSLTAGASRIFDGGNVAQTVVEMERGFLFLMSVSDGSSLAVLAHPECDIGLVGYEMALLVDRAGAVLTPDLRAELQGSLLH is encoded by the coding sequence ATGAGCCAGGCGGCACAGAACCTCAACTGGTTGATCACCAACTTTGTGGACAACACCCCGGGTGTGTCCCACACCGTCGTCGTGTCCGCCGACGGTCTGCTGCTGGCGATGTCGGAGGGTTTCCCTCGCGACCGTGCCGACCAGCTCGCGGCCGTCGCGTCGGGTCTGACCTCGCTGACGGCGGGAGCCTCACGGATCTTCGACGGCGGTAACGTGGCCCAGACCGTCGTGGAGATGGAACGGGGGTTCCTGTTCCTCATGTCGGTCTCGGACGGTTCGTCCCTCGCCGTCCTGGCACACCCCGAATGCGACATCGGCCTCGTCGGCTACGAGATGGCGCTGCTGGTCGACCGCGCGGGCGCGGTGCTCACGCCCGATCTGCGCGCCGAACTACAAGGCAGTCTGCTCCACTGA
- a CDS encoding DUF742 domain-containing protein, producing MTPPTASHDPYAEPYEDEGDQPLVRPYAMTGGRTRPRYQLAIEALISTTADPAALMGLLPEHQRICHLCREVKSVAEVSALLSMPLGVARILVADLAEAGLVAIHQPGGDENNGGAPDVTLLERVLSGLRKL from the coding sequence ATGACCCCGCCCACCGCCTCTCATGATCCGTACGCGGAGCCGTACGAGGATGAGGGCGACCAGCCGCTGGTACGTCCTTACGCGATGACCGGCGGCCGGACCCGGCCGCGCTACCAGCTGGCCATCGAGGCCCTGATCAGCACCACGGCCGACCCGGCAGCGCTCATGGGGCTCCTCCCGGAGCACCAGCGCATCTGTCACCTGTGCCGTGAGGTGAAGTCGGTCGCGGAGGTCTCCGCGCTGCTGTCCATGCCGCTGGGTGTGGCCAGGATCCTCGTCGCGGACCTCGCCGAGGCCGGCCTGGTCGCCATTCACCAGCCGGGCGGCGACGAGAACAACGGCGGCGCTCCGGACGTGACGCTGCTCGAAAGGGTGCTCAGTGGACTTCGCAAGCTCTGA
- a CDS encoding GTP-binding protein, whose translation MDFASSEPGRATTSAKIVVAGGFGVGKTTFVGAVSEINPLRTEAVMTSASAGIDDLTHTGDKTTTTVAMDFGRITLDQDLILYLFGTPGQDRFWFMWDDLVRGAIGAVVLVDTRRLADCFPAVDYFENSGLPFVIALNGFDGHQPYTPDEVREALQIGPDAPIITTDARHRADAKSALITLVEHALMARLR comes from the coding sequence GTGGACTTCGCAAGCTCTGAACCAGGCCGGGCGACCACCTCCGCGAAGATCGTGGTGGCGGGTGGCTTCGGCGTGGGCAAGACCACGTTCGTGGGCGCCGTCTCGGAGATCAACCCGCTGCGCACCGAGGCCGTGATGACCTCGGCGAGCGCGGGCATCGACGACCTCACGCACACCGGGGACAAGACCACCACCACGGTGGCCATGGACTTCGGCCGTATCACCCTGGACCAGGACCTGATCCTGTACCTGTTCGGTACGCCGGGTCAGGACCGGTTCTGGTTCATGTGGGACGACCTGGTGCGCGGCGCCATCGGCGCCGTCGTCCTGGTGGACACCCGCCGTCTCGCCGACTGCTTCCCGGCCGTCGACTACTTCGAGAACAGCGGGCTGCCGTTCGTCATCGCCCTCAACGGCTTCGACGGGCACCAGCCCTACACGCCCGACGAGGTGCGCGAGGCACTGCAGATCGGTCCGGACGCGCCGATCATCACGACGGACGCCCGGCACCGGGCCGATGCGAAGAGCGCGCTGATCACGCTGGTCGAACACGCGCTCATGGCACGGCTGCGGTAG
- a CDS encoding sensor histidine kinase, which produces MRRSKNSPEPSARGNFTPPPRGAAPAPVPGSEPTAAPAPSGGRLSPRNWRVPTRLNAILLIPVLVGLVMGGFQVKSSIDTWQEAEDAENTARLVAAALTYGDALLVERDTSAAPLLQGKGEDDPTVAKVRAATDKAADAFDEAAQNMPDRPNLERRLERFREVEPDLTDLRAAAYTDKLDGVKTEEGYVEVEHRLLEFSNELGLGTGNITSYGRTVYAISLTKGALSLERSIGMHMLVKPGPKNADLAKQRIALSSYAYLEGIAIQEYQSGGTEQDIQKLEDATKAIKAEGAAMATAAKQKNPDYVPPPSDPTKMVGALAQLTSTDTSERAALAQQGITAENWWAVNTLKYNAYRDIENDLAGTAVNEAAGISDDAKRDALITGAAVVVALLAAFILAGMVARQMSRSMRQLRNAAFGIAEQRLPMLVDQLSRTDPGRVDTRVAPIPINTRDEIGEVARAFDQVHREAVRLAAEQALLRGNINAIFTNLSRRNQSLIEGQLTLITDLENNEADPDQLENLFRLDHLATRMRRNGENLLVLAGEEPGRRWDQPVPLVDVLRAASSEVEQYERIELSGVPEAEIHGRAVTDLVHLLAELLENATTFSSPQTKVRVTATRLPDGRVMIEIHDKGIGLTAEDFADINHKLANPPTVDAAISQRMGLFVVGRLSDRHGIRVQLRPSGEQAGTTSLVMLPDAITHGGGGGEQQPAQDEFTVSQIIPEQQFPGENFNQPMRTAAELGFDDSAYPGVPDDIRELDPVGRSLMREERRAALEAEIQGQPPAPELPEAPAYADDFPGRSGYDNRQNDFGDQTSAYDRQQAYEEQQQAAYDEPQQPSYEEQQQAYDDTYYAPNGGLPRNDTFSSGGGYPEPSYAEPAAEEPAPTGGSAPESFPAFQQRRHQDDWPQQDGYRNGYPDQYAPQAESAQADDADERDRVGFDRPGTAPTAGHAMTDAGLPRRGSVTNGTNGARPARQETPAPTPESNGDSSWRSQNDDRWQQAAQLRKPKAGGVTSSGLPRRVPKANLVSGAAETTPQGGPQVSRAPEDVRGRLSNLRRGVQRGRSAGSETNGQGFGPDSTYNQER; this is translated from the coding sequence GTGAGGCGAAGCAAGAACAGTCCCGAGCCGTCGGCCCGGGGCAACTTCACCCCGCCGCCGCGCGGAGCGGCGCCCGCCCCTGTGCCCGGATCGGAACCAACGGCGGCGCCCGCGCCAAGCGGCGGCCGCCTCTCGCCGCGCAACTGGCGCGTGCCGACCCGGCTGAACGCGATCCTGCTCATACCCGTGCTGGTCGGCCTCGTCATGGGCGGCTTCCAGGTGAAGAGCTCGATCGACACCTGGCAGGAGGCCGAGGACGCGGAGAACACCGCGCGCCTGGTGGCCGCCGCCCTCACCTACGGCGATGCCCTGCTCGTCGAGCGCGACACCTCCGCCGCCCCCCTGTTGCAGGGCAAGGGCGAGGACGACCCGACGGTCGCCAAGGTCCGCGCCGCCACCGACAAGGCCGCCGACGCCTTCGACGAGGCCGCCCAGAACATGCCGGACCGGCCCAACCTGGAGCGCCGTCTGGAGCGCTTCCGCGAGGTGGAGCCGGACCTGACGGATCTGCGCGCGGCCGCCTACACCGACAAGCTCGACGGCGTGAAGACCGAAGAGGGCTATGTCGAGGTCGAGCACCGTCTGCTGGAGTTCTCCAACGAGCTGGGCCTGGGCACCGGCAACATCACCAGCTACGGCCGTACCGTCTACGCCATCTCGCTGACCAAGGGCGCTCTCTCGCTGGAGCGCTCCATCGGCATGCACATGCTGGTCAAGCCCGGCCCCAAGAACGCGGACCTGGCCAAGCAGCGCATCGCCCTCTCCTCCTACGCCTACCTGGAAGGCATCGCCATCCAGGAGTACCAGAGCGGTGGCACCGAGCAGGACATCCAGAAGCTCGAGGACGCCACGAAGGCGATCAAGGCCGAGGGTGCGGCGATGGCCACGGCGGCCAAGCAGAAGAACCCCGACTACGTGCCGCCGCCCTCCGACCCGACCAAGATGGTCGGGGCGCTGGCCCAGCTGACGTCCACGGACACGAGTGAGCGTGCCGCTCTCGCCCAGCAGGGCATCACCGCCGAGAACTGGTGGGCGGTCAACACCCTCAAGTACAACGCGTACCGCGACATCGAGAACGACCTCGCGGGCACCGCGGTGAACGAGGCCGCCGGCATCTCCGACGACGCCAAGCGCGACGCCCTGATCACCGGTGCCGCCGTCGTGGTCGCCCTGCTCGCCGCGTTCATCCTGGCCGGCATGGTGGCCCGCCAGATGTCCCGCTCGATGCGCCAGCTGCGCAACGCCGCCTTCGGCATCGCCGAGCAGCGGCTGCCGATGCTGGTCGACCAGCTCTCGCGCACCGACCCCGGCCGCGTCGACACCCGGGTCGCCCCGATCCCGATCAACACCCGCGACGAGATCGGCGAGGTCGCCCGCGCCTTCGACCAGGTCCACCGCGAGGCCGTCCGGCTCGCCGCCGAGCAGGCCCTGCTGCGGGGCAACATCAACGCGATCTTCACCAACCTCTCGCGCCGCAACCAGTCGCTGATCGAGGGCCAGCTGACCCTGATCACCGACCTGGAGAACAACGAGGCCGACCCGGACCAGCTGGAGAACCTCTTCCGTCTGGACCACCTCGCGACCCGTATGCGCCGCAACGGCGAGAACCTCCTGGTCCTCGCCGGCGAGGAGCCCGGCCGCCGCTGGGACCAGCCGGTCCCGCTGGTCGACGTGCTGCGCGCCGCCTCCTCCGAGGTGGAGCAGTACGAGCGCATCGAGCTGTCCGGCGTCCCGGAGGCCGAGATCCACGGCCGCGCGGTCACCGACCTCGTGCACCTGCTCGCGGAGCTGCTGGAGAACGCGACGACGTTCTCCTCCCCGCAGACCAAGGTCCGCGTCACCGCGACCCGTCTCCCCGACGGCCGCGTCATGATCGAGATCCATGACAAGGGCATCGGCCTGACCGCCGAGGACTTCGCGGACATCAACCACAAGCTGGCCAACCCGCCCACCGTGGACGCCGCGATCTCCCAGCGCATGGGTCTGTTCGTGGTCGGCCGGCTGTCCGACCGGCACGGCATCCGCGTGCAGCTGCGCCCCTCGGGCGAGCAGGCCGGCACCACCTCGCTGGTCATGCTGCCGGACGCGATCACGCACGGCGGTGGCGGCGGCGAACAGCAGCCGGCCCAGGACGAGTTCACCGTCTCGCAGATCATCCCGGAGCAGCAGTTCCCGGGTGAGAACTTCAACCAGCCGATGCGTACGGCCGCCGAGCTCGGCTTCGACGACAGCGCCTACCCCGGGGTCCCGGACGACATACGCGAGCTGGACCCGGTCGGCCGCTCCCTGATGCGCGAGGAGCGCCGGGCGGCCCTGGAGGCCGAGATACAGGGCCAGCCGCCCGCCCCGGAGCTCCCCGAGGCGCCGGCCTACGCCGACGACTTCCCCGGCCGGTCCGGCTACGACAACCGCCAGAACGACTTCGGCGACCAGACGTCGGCCTACGACCGGCAGCAGGCGTACGAGGAGCAGCAGCAGGCGGCGTACGACGAGCCGCAGCAGCCGTCGTACGAGGAGCAGCAGCAGGCGTACGACGACACGTACTACGCGCCGAACGGCGGACTGCCCCGCAACGACACGTTCTCGTCGGGCGGCGGCTACCCCGAGCCCTCCTATGCGGAGCCGGCCGCCGAGGAGCCCGCGCCCACCGGTGGCTCCGCCCCGGAGAGCTTCCCGGCCTTCCAGCAGCGGCGTCACCAGGACGACTGGCCGCAGCAGGACGGCTACCGCAACGGCTACCCGGACCAGTACGCTCCGCAAGCGGAATCCGCGCAGGCCGATGACGCGGACGAGCGCGACCGCGTAGGCTTCGACCGTCCGGGGACGGCCCCCACCGCCGGCCACGCGATGACCGACGCCGGACTGCCCCGCCGCGGCTCCGTCACGAACGGCACCAACGGCGCACGGCCCGCGCGGCAGGAGACGCCGGCCCCCACCCCGGAGAGCAACGGCGACAGCAGCTGGCGTTCGCAGAACGACGACCGCTGGCAGCAGGCCGCGCAGCTCCGGAAGCCCAAGGCGGGCGGGGTGACCTCCTCCGGCCTGCCGCGGCGGGTGCCCAAGGCCAACCTGGTCTCGGGAGCCGCCGAAACAACCCCCCAGGGGGGCCCACAGGTCTCCCGCGCTCCCGAGGACGTCCGGGGCAGGCTGAGCAACCTGCGCCGCGGTGTCCAGCGGGGCCGCAGTGCGGGAAGTGAAACGAACGGCCAGGGCTTCGGTCCTGACAGCACCTACAACCAGGAGCGTTAG
- a CDS encoding roadblock/LC7 domain-containing protein, with amino-acid sequence MSQAAQNLNWLITNFVDNTPGVSHTVVVSADGLLLAMSEGFPRDRADQLAAVASGLTSLTAGASRIFEGGSVNQTVVEMERGFLFIMSISDGSSLAVLAHPEADIGLIGYEMALLVDRAGTVLTPDLRAELQGSLLN; translated from the coding sequence ATGAGCCAGGCGGCACAGAACCTGAACTGGTTGATCACCAACTTCGTGGACAACACCCCCGGGGTGTCGCACACGGTGGTGGTCTCCGCCGACGGACTCCTTCTGGCGATGTCCGAAGGCTTTCCGCGCGATCGAGCCGACCAGCTCGCGGCCGTCGCGTCCGGTCTGACGTCTCTGACGGCAGGCGCCTCCCGCATCTTCGAGGGCGGGAGCGTGAACCAGACGGTTGTGGAGATGGAGCGGGGATTCCTCTTCATCATGTCCATCTCCGACGGTTCCTCGCTCGCGGTTCTCGCACACCCGGAGGCGGACATCGGCCTCATTGGGTACGAGATGGCGCTTCTGGTCGACCGTGCCGGTACGGTCCTGACACCGGATCTGCGGGCGGAGCTCCAGGGGAGCCTGCTCAACTAA
- a CDS encoding DUF742 domain-containing protein, translating into MATPPDGSSSGNWSYGPGQGRNDGSQNPNRYNFPSTPSQRQPYAPQGPGPSPYDQPPAPRIQPVQPQRRAPEPAPAGASNNPLVRPYAMTGGRTRPRYQLAIEALVHTTAQPHQMQGQLPEHQRICNLCREIKSVAEVSALLTIPLGVARILVADLAEAGLVAIHQPGGDENAGGQPDVTLLERVLSGLRKL; encoded by the coding sequence GTGGCAACACCCCCAGACGGTTCGTCATCGGGCAACTGGTCGTACGGTCCTGGCCAGGGCCGGAACGACGGTTCCCAGAACCCGAACCGTTACAACTTCCCCTCCACGCCGAGCCAGCGGCAGCCGTACGCCCCGCAGGGCCCCGGGCCCTCGCCGTACGACCAGCCGCCGGCGCCGCGCATCCAGCCGGTGCAGCCGCAGCGACGCGCCCCTGAGCCGGCGCCCGCCGGGGCGTCGAACAACCCCCTGGTGCGCCCGTACGCCATGACCGGCGGCCGGACGCGCCCGCGCTACCAGCTCGCCATCGAGGCGCTGGTGCACACCACCGCGCAGCCGCACCAGATGCAGGGCCAGCTGCCCGAGCATCAGCGGATCTGCAACCTCTGCCGGGAGATCAAGTCGGTGGCCGAGGTCTCGGCCCTGCTGACGATCCCTCTCGGCGTGGCCAGGATCCTCGTCGCCGACTTGGCGGAGGCGGGCCTGGTCGCGATCCATCAGCCCGGCGGCGACGAGAACGCCGGCGGCCAGCCAGACGTGACACTGCTCGAAAGGGTGCTCAGTGGACTTCGCAAGCTCTAG
- a CDS encoding GTP-binding protein, translating into MDFASSSGGPSRSTTSAKIVVAGGFGVGKTTFVGAVSEINPLRTEAVMTSASAGIDDLTHTGDKTTTTVAMDFGRITLDQDLILYLFGTPGQDRFWFMWDDLVRGAIGAVVLVDTRRLADCFPAVDYFENSGLPFVIALNGFDGNQPYNPDEVREALQIGPDTPIITTDARHRADAKSTLITLVEHALMARLR; encoded by the coding sequence GTGGACTTCGCAAGCTCTAGCGGCGGTCCTTCCCGCTCCACCACCTCCGCGAAGATCGTGGTGGCGGGCGGCTTCGGCGTGGGCAAGACCACGTTCGTCGGCGCCGTCTCGGAGATCAACCCGCTGCGCACAGAGGCCGTGATGACGTCTGCTTCGGCGGGCATCGACGACCTCACCCACACCGGGGACAAGACGACCACGACGGTCGCCATGGACTTCGGCCGCATCACCCTGGACCAGGACCTGATCCTGTACCTCTTCGGTACGCCCGGCCAGGACCGCTTCTGGTTCATGTGGGACGACCTGGTGCGCGGTGCCATCGGCGCCGTCGTGCTCGTCGACACCCGGAGGCTCGCCGACTGCTTCCCGGCCGTCGACTACTTCGAGAACTCCGGTCTCCCCTTCGTCATCGCCCTCAACGGCTTCGACGGCAACCAGCCGTACAACCCGGACGAGGTGCGCGAGGCACTCCAGATCGGCCCTGACACCCCGATCATCACGACGGACGCCCGCCACCGCGCGGACGCGAAGTCGACGCTCATCACCCTGGTGGAGCACGCTCTGATGGCCCGCCTGCGCTAG